A portion of the Chelmon rostratus isolate fCheRos1 chromosome 15, fCheRos1.pri, whole genome shotgun sequence genome contains these proteins:
- the LOC121618452 gene encoding coxsackievirus and adenovirus receptor homolog — protein sequence MGMQFFRLVIVALTAQGLEINTSNNKFVEKAVGEDVKLGCFFTTGPKDEGMLEIEWRVKSIRHPMERATVLWYTAEHIYDNLYEHLKGRVYFDAQDPQQGDAAIHLLQLTRKDTGIYYCQVKKLPGIQSIKTVLRVLERPSKPKCNYTQGGGEFGKTKVLHCGSEEGAPPIRYHWSRLPPWELLSSLAVLDQRAGTLTIPDFSESDTGSYKCVAINRVGQEKCILKVNIPHPPSVGIIAGSAAAAVVTIGIIAYLTYSIIRRRQPKLENSNEIVEDASPPTPREIMKTKRRKSDKALVTMKRGCSTDKTVIAGGVKGAVREKKLMRGAWCRVHGLSARPFMMSDNNKLNNGPVSWKEPCPGLGGKPANPPDSPVPEMPETGVESPSSGKVADAKVEIQNSLRDPKARIGGATTTAAQGALCPTCGSCGPMPKMGNLRPRVNISEVRGGGWNVVVHSPGTSPDPRVRSQRQPPAEDSPDVGNNPPSVRQPELPLNRGANGDLATDPPVAQGFDPQVSKWTVVCTLAM from the exons ATGGGAATGCAGTTCTTCCGACTTGTAATCGTAGCCCTAACGGCTCAAGGACTGGAAATCAACACCAGCAATAACAAGTTTGTGGAGAAGGCCGTGGGAGAGGACGTGAAGCTCGGCTGCTTCTTCACTACTGGCCCGAAGGATGAAGGAATGTTGGAGATCGAATGGAGGGTGAAGTCCATACGCCACCCAATGGAACGGGCAACGGTCCTCTGGTATACGGCTGAGCATATCTACGACAATCTTTATGAACATCTAAAGGGAAGAGTCTACTTTGACGCACAGGACCCTCAGCAAGGAGATGCCGCCATTCATCTTCTGCAGCTGACTCGCAAAGACACCGGCATCTACTATTGCCAGGTTAAGAAGCTTCCAGGCATCCAAAGCATCAAGACAGTCCTCAGAGTGCTGGAACGGCCATCAAAGCCCAAGTGTAATTACACTCAGGGGGGCGGAGAGTTTGGCAAAACCAAAGTGCTACATTGTGGATCTGAGGAAGGTGCACCACCTATCCGGTACCACTGGTCAAGATTGCCACCCTGGGAACTCCTATCCTCCTTGGCAGTGTTGGATCAAAGGGCAGGCACACTCACCATTCCAGATTTCAGCGAGAGCGATACAGGAAGTTACAAATGTGTTGCGATCAATCGTGTCGGTCAGGAGAAGTGCATCCTAAAAGTGAACATACCGCATCCTCCATCGGTGGGAATTATTGCAGGATCTGCGGCGGCCGCTGTGGTAACCATCGGGATCATCGCTTACCTCACATACTCTATCATACGGCGTCGTCAACCAAAGTTAGAAAATTCCAATGAGATCGTTGAGGATGCGAGTCCCCCAACACCCCGCGAGATAATGAAGACCAAGAGGAG GAAGTCGGACAAAGCACTTGTCACAATGAAGCGTGGTTGCAGCACAGACAAGACAGTCATCGCTGGTGGTGTCAAAGGtgcagtcagagagaaaaagttaATG CGTGGTGCATGGTGCAGGGTGCACGGCCTGAGTGCTCGTCCGTTCATGATG TCAGACAACAATAAGTTGAACAACGGCCCCGTGTCTTGGAAAGAGCCCTGCCCGGGACTCGGAGGCAAACCTGCGAATCCTCCTGACTCCCCAGTGCCCGAGATGCCTGAGACTGGAGTGGAATCCCCGAGCTCCGGCAAGGTTGCTGATG ccaAAGTTGAGATCCAGAATTCTTTGCGAGATCCCAAAGCGAGAATTGGGGGTGCCACGACGACGGCGGCCCAAGGGGCCCTCTGCCCAACCTGTGGCTCATGTGGACCCATGCCAAAGATGGGGAATCTCCGTCCGAG GGTCAACATCAGTGAGGTGCGGGGGGGCGGTTGGAATGTTGTCGTGCACAGCCCAGGCACCAGTCCCGACCCCAGAGTCAGGTCACAGCGTCAGCCTCCTGCTGAGGATTCCCCAGATGTCGGCAACAATCCGCCGAGCGTCAGGCAGCCTGAGCTTCCTTTGAACAGAGGTGCCAACGGGGACTTGGCAACCGATCCCCCAGTCGCACAGGGGTTCGACCCCCAAGTATCCAAATGGACCGTGGTGTGCACTCTTGCCATGTGA